The following are encoded together in the Salvia hispanica cultivar TCC Black 2014 chromosome 6, UniMelb_Shisp_WGS_1.0, whole genome shotgun sequence genome:
- the LOC125192655 gene encoding plastid division protein PDV2-like — protein sequence MDDDRIVLVLAKTSDLRSKIISCIQNTASNADGEIGESESKVSAENHVEEEAESLLNIKDALESLEAQLSSLQALQQQQWYDREAALAEIEYSQKKLLKELKEYKGKDLEVIHEAVSFASETEDTNDLLLPPYPSRPSPSIASKKGYLSTFTSSRRSPQNGFTSGGAKNLHHIPSSVEKSEARGAFKSVRVLLGAAAKMAMTVVGVMTILSLAGFEARLGKRDNQFRVLGLFQQRQDEEKGNSVECPPGKVPIVENGETRCIVKERVEVPFEPVVSVPDVSYGCG from the exons ATGGATGACGATAGAATAGTGCTCGTTTTGGCCAAGACCTCAGACTTACGCTCCAAGATTATCAGCTGCATTCAGAATACAGCTTCTAATGCTGACGGAGAAATCGGAGAGAGTGAGTCCAAGGTATCTGCAGAAAATCATGTTGAGGAAGAAGCTGAGAGTCTCCTCAATATTAAAGATGCTCTCGAATCCCTTGAGGCGCAGCTCTCTTCTTTGCAG GCACTTCAGCAGCAACAATGGTACGATAGAGAAGCAGCCTTGGCTGAAATCGAATACAGTCAGAAGAAGTTGCTGAAAGAGCTGAAGGAATACAAAGGCAAGGACTTGGAAGTCATACACGAGGCAGTGTCTTTTGCCAGTGAAACAGAGGACACCAATGATCTCCTTCTTCCTCCATATCCAAGCCGACCTTCTCCGTCCATCGCGTCCAAAAAGGGCTACCTCTCTACTTTCACCTCCTCCCGAAGATCCCCGCAGAACGGGTTTACAAGTGGTGGCGCAAAAAATCTCCACCACATCCCCAGCAGTGTTGAAAAATCGGAGGCCAGGGGGGCATTTAAGTCAGTCAGAGTTTTGTTAGGTGCAGCAGCTAAGATGGCCATGACCGTAGTCGGGGTGATGACTATCTTGAGCTTGGCGGGCTTTGAGGCGCGACTGGGGAAACGTGATAACCAGTTCAGGGTCTTGGGTCTGTTTCAGCAGCGACAGGATGAGGAGAAGGGGAATAGCGTGGAGTGCCCACCGGGGAAGGTCCCCATCGTCGAAAACGGGGAGACGAGGTGCATTGTGAAAGAGAGAGTTGAAGTTCCATTTGAACCTGTCGTTTCTGTTCCAGATGTTAGTTACGGTTGTGGTTGA